The Molothrus ater isolate BHLD 08-10-18 breed brown headed cowbird chromosome 9, BPBGC_Mater_1.1, whole genome shotgun sequence genome includes a region encoding these proteins:
- the ZNF644 gene encoding zinc finger protein 644 isoform X1 — protein sequence MDDLETNTEVTGAKEEEILCDDNFVSEEEGGIPKPEESDTSFQNSTLTLTEELSRDRSEKALSGGQASLFIHTGAPTVSSENFMLSRGTAVNGPVSHSTSTKTSIMNKGSVSLTTGQPGGHLADSCSTLTVVHDLQLPAKSTTQKSNQHQVLFLLPDVAHAKNLTHSIKNLPTSASVGCDSQKTVGNSVDSTLVDQVEVCEDDKNLLLKDDCVDTLTSISSGTGGFGSGCDPSWDPQKEFIQFLMTNEETIEKSPIHCKVGLEKKRKRKMDVSKITRYTEDCFDDTSCIPSKSKLLNVEFLEQNEELQIVEPQKYSLSKVKPESTDEELETVDGIQQLIYSPTSNCAEDTSPVHTSTFLSNTLQNKCEENDSEPPSTFSTDEPSFYPCTKCNVNFREKKHLHRHMMYHLDGNSHFRHLNVPRPYACRECGRTFRDRNSLLKHMIIHQERRQKLMEEIRELKELQDEGRSARLQCPQCVFGTNCPKTFVQHAKTHEKDKRYYCCEECNFMAVTENELECHRGIAHGAVVKCSIIGSDLSQRKTQKKASLKDPYLGSSRKSSTYMCKLCPFATSARSILKKHMAYLHSGSCLDPFGSHLRQEKRKGSIIEESLDFRSRTKQLIKHSSTFPKNSALKQDVKRSFGSTSQSSNFAKLHKRPYRIQKARKSVSQSSVSVCNLNSTNKNFFIRNSIDQKRKCFHQAAKQKASAKKSNLYRHKYENYRIIKKSSDSYPLHLKKEESKSVSALHLFSSSSNDCFVMDSNSLDCKRAEGCKDHRHVAVKRVVKESKREGSVTGDDLDCYPDFLHKMTVVVLQKLNSAEKKDSYETEDESSWDNVELCDYTTQSVEDESYSDINQEHVNLFPIFKGKMEDNEAGDRSSLGYEQNDGFYFEYYEDAEGSNFLHDLHDPQNLENVGSALPKHNSVFHWTDLSLEKKSCPYCPATFETGVGLSNHVRGHLHRAGLSYEARHVVSPEQIATSDKMQHFKRAGTGTPVKRVRKAIEKSETSSEHTCQLCGGWFDTKIGLSNHVRGHLKRLGKTKWDAHKSPICVLNEMMQNEEKYEKILKALNSRRIIPRPFVAQKFASNDDFLSQNVIPLEAYHNGLKTEDISVSASEEEGLSFLNECDETKAVLHDEKRNQSLTLIELLKNKRLGEERNPDISPQKIHNQTARKRFVQKCVLPLNEDSPLMYQPQKMDLTMQSALDCKQKKSRSRSGSKKKMLPLPHSADEVYILRCRFCGLVFRGPLSVQEDWIKHLQRHIVNANLPRTGAGMVEVTSLLKKPASITETSFSLLMAEAAS from the exons ATGGATGATTTAGAGACAAATACTGAAGTCACTGGTGctaaagaagaagaaatcctATGTGATGATAATTTTGTATCTGAGGAAGAAGGTGGCATTCCCAAACCAGAAGAGAGTGACACATCATTTCAGAACAGTACATTGACTCTGACTGAGGAGCTATCAAGGGACAGATCTGAAAAAGCCTTAAGTGGAGGCCAGGCTTCTCTATTTATACACACTGGTGCTCCTACTGTTTCTAGTGAAAACTTTATGTTGTCTAGAGGAACTGCTGTTAATGGACCAGTTTCACACTCCACCTCAACAAAGACTTCCATTATGAATAAAGGCAGCGTTTCATTAACCACTGGACAGCCTGGAGGTCATCTTGCAGATTCCTGCTCAACTTTGACAGTGGTTCATGATCTGCAGCTGCCTGCGAAGAGTACAACACAGAAATCCAATCAGCaccaggttttatttttgttaccTGATGTAGCACATGCTAAGAACCTGACTCATTCCATTAAAAATCTACCTACCTCTGCTTCAGTTGGTTGTGATTCACAGAAAACAGTAGGAAATAGTGTAGATAGCACTTTAGTAGACCAAGTAGAAGTTTGTGAGGATGATAAAAATTTACTATTAAAAGATGATTGTGTCGATACATTAACAAGCATTTCCTCAGGTACAGGTGGCTTTGGATCGGGATGTGATCCCAGCTGGGATCCACAGAAAGAGTTTATACAGTTTCTTATGACTAATGAAGAAACAATAGAGAAGTCTCCCATTCACTGTAAGGTAGGGCTAGAAAAGAAGcgaaaaaggaaaatggatgTTAGTAAAATAACACGCTATACTGAAGACTGTTTTGATGATACCAGTTGTATTCCTAGTAAATCAAAACTGTTAAATGTTGAATTCTTAGAGCAGAATGAGGAGCTACAAATAGTAGAACCACAGAAATACTCGTTGAGTAAAGTAAAGCCTGAATCTACAGATGAAGAGCTGGAAACTGTTGATGGTATCCAGCAGCTCATTTATAGTCCCACTAGTAACTGTGCAGAAGATACTTCTCCTGTTCACACTAGCACTTTTCTATCCAATACTTTGCAAAACAAATGTGAAGAGAATGATTCTGAACCACCATCTACTTTCAGTACTGATGAACCATCGTTTTATCCCTGTACAAAGTGCAATGTGAATTTTAGAGAGAAGAAACATCTGCATAGGCATATGATGTACCATTTAGATGGGAACAGTCATTTCCGGCATCTCAATGTCCCCAGGCCCTATGCGTGTAGGGAATGCGGAAGGACATTCCGAGATCGTAATTCCCTTCTTAAACATATGATAATTCACCAGGAAAGAAGGCAGAAACTGATGGAAGAAATCCGTGAGCTGAAAGAACTTCAGGATGAGGGTAGGAGTGCACGGTTACAATGCCCACAGTGTGTATTTGGTACCAATTGTCCCAAAACGTTTGTGCAGCATGCAAAGACCcatgaaaaagataaaagatatTACTGTTGTGAGGAATGCAATTTCATGGCTGTGACAGAAAATGAACTGGAATGCCATCGAGGGATCGCTCATGGAGCAGTAGTCAAATGTTCAATTATTGGTAGTGACTTGTCCCAgagaaaaactcagaaaaaggCATCCTTGAAAGATCCTTATTTAGGATCCTCAAGAAAGTCATCGACCTATATGTGTAAGCTGTGTCCATTTGCTACTTCAGctagaagcattttaaaaaaacacatggCATATTTGCATTCAGGATCATGCCTTGATCCCTTTGGTAGCCATCTTagacaagagaaaagaaaaggcagtaTAATAGAAGAATCTTTAGATTTTCGTAGCAGGACAAAACAGTTGATCAAACATTCTTCTACTTTTCCAAAGAACTCTGCTTTAAAACAGGATGTAAAAAGATCATTTGGCTCTACTTCACAATCCAGTAACTTCGCAAAACTTCACAAGAGACCCTACAGGATACAGAAGGCTCGGAAAAGCGTTTCACAGTCATCTGTAAGTGTGTGCAATCTAAATTCTACAAACAAGAacttttttattagaaatagCATTGACCAAAAACGTAAATGTTTTCATcaagcagcaaagcagaaagctAGTGccaaaaaaagtaatttatataGACACAAATATGAAAACTACAGGATTATTAAAAAATCTAGTGACTCTTACcctttgcatttaaaaaaggaagagtcCAAATCTGTCAGtgctttacatttattttcttcatcaaGTAATGATTGTTTTGTCATGGATTCAAATAGCCTTGATTGCAAAAGGGCAGAAGGCTGTAAAGATCATAGGCATGTAGCTGTAAAAAGAGTGGTTAAAGAATCCAAGAGGGAAGGCTCTGTTACAGGAGATGATTTGGATTGCTATCCAGATTTTCTGCATAAAATGACTGTTGTTGTTTTACAGAAACTAaactctgctgaaaaaaaagacagctaTGAAACGGAGGATGAAAGTTCATGGGATAATGTTGAACTATGTGATTACACTACACAGTCTGTGGAGGATGAATCTTACAGTGATATTAATCAGGAGCATGTAAACCTATTCCCCATATTCAAAGGTAAAATGGAAGATAATGAAGCTGGTGATAGATCTTCACTTGGTTATGAGCAGAATGATGGCTTTTATTTTGAGTATTACGAAGATGCTGAGGGTAGTAACTTCTTGCATGATTTGCATGATCCTCAGAATTTAGAAAATGTAGGATCAGCATTGCCAAAGCATAATTCAGTTTTCCACTGGACTGATTTGTCGCTTGAAAAGAAATCGTGCCCATACTGTCCAGCAACCTTTGAAACAGGTGTTGGTTTGTCCAATCATGTCAGAGGACATCTTCACAGAGCTGGACTAAGCTACGAAGCCCGTCATGTTGTTTCACCAGAACAAATAGCAACAAGTgacaaaatgcagcattttaaaagagcTGGAACAGGGACTCCAGTTAAACGTGTTAGAAAAG cGATTGAGAAATCTGAAACTTCCTCTGAGCATACATGTCAGCTGTGTGGTGGCTGGTTCGATACTAAAATTGGATTGTCTAATCATGTGCGAGGACACCTGAAGAGGCTTGGCAAAACCAAGTGGGACGCACACAAGTCTCCCATCTGTGTTCTGAATGAGATGATGCAAAATGAAGAGAAGTATGAAAAAATCCTAAAGGCTTTGAACAGTCGCCGTATTATTCCCAGACCATTTGTTGCTCAGAAATTTGCATCAAATGATGACTTTTTATCTCAGAATGTTATACCTCTTGAAGCATACCATAATGGCTTAAAGACTGAAGATATATCTGTGTCTGCATCGGAGGAAGAAGGGCTGAGTTTCCTAAATGAATGTGATGAAACAAAAGCAGTACTGCatgatgaaaaaagaaatcagtcaCTTACACTGATAGAACTCCTGAAAAACAAGAGGTTAGGAGAAGAAAGGAATCCTGATATTTCCCCTCAAAAGATTCATAATCAAACTGCAAGAAAGAGGTTTGTTCAGAAATGTGTTCTTCCATTAAATGAAGACAGTCCATTGATGTATCAGCCACAAAAAATGGACTTGACTATGCAGTCAG CTTTAGACTGTAAACAAAAGAAGTCAAGGTCAAGATCTggaagcaagaagaaaatgctgCCGTTACCTCATAGTGCTGATGAAGTTTACATACTCAGATGCAG GTTTTGTGGTCTGGTCTTTCGAGGACCTTTGTCTGTTCAAGAAGACTGGATAAAGCACTTGCAGCGACACATTGTCAACGCAAATCTTCCACGGACTGGAGCTGGCATGGTTGAGGTCACATCACTACTTAAAAAGCCTGCTTCAATTActgaaacttcattttctttactgatggcagaagcagcatcatag
- the ZNF644 gene encoding zinc finger protein 644 isoform X2: MDDLETNTEVTGAKEEEILCDDNFVSEEEGGIPKPEESDTSFQNSTLTLTEELSRDRSEKALSGGQASLFIHTGAPTVSSENFMLSRGTAVNGPVSHSTSTKTSIMNKGSVSLTTGQPGGHLADSCSTLTVVHDLQLPAKSTTQKSNQHQVLFLLPDVAHAKNLTHSIKNLPTSASVGCDSQKTVGNSVDSTLVDQVEVCEDDKNLLLKDDCVDTLTSISSGTGGFGSGCDPSWDPQKEFIQFLMTNEETIEKSPIHCKVGLEKKRKRKMDVSKITRYTEDCFDDTSCIPSKSKLLNVEFLEQNEELQIVEPQKYSLSKVKPESTDEELETVDGIQQLIYSPTSNCAEDTSPVHTSTFLSNTLQNKCEENDSEPPSTFSTDEPSFYPCTKCNVNFREKKHLHRHMMYHLDGNSHFRHLNVPRPYACRECGRTFRDRNSLLKHMIIHQERRQKLMEEIRELKELQDEGRSARLQCPQCVFGTNCPKTFVQHAKTHEKDKRYYCCEECNFMAVTENELECHRGIAHGAVVKCSIIGSDLSQRKTQKKASLKDPYLGSSRKSSTYMCKLCPFATSARSILKKHMAYLHSGSCLDPFGSHLRQEKRKGSIIEESLDFRSRTKQLIKHSSTFPKNSALKQDVKRSFGSTSQSSNFAKLHKRPYRIQKARKSVSQSSKLNSAEKKDSYETEDESSWDNVELCDYTTQSVEDESYSDINQEHVNLFPIFKGKMEDNEAGDRSSLGYEQNDGFYFEYYEDAEGSNFLHDLHDPQNLENVGSALPKHNSVFHWTDLSLEKKSCPYCPATFETGVGLSNHVRGHLHRAGLSYEARHVVSPEQIATSDKMQHFKRAGTGTPVKRVRKAIEKSETSSEHTCQLCGGWFDTKIGLSNHVRGHLKRLGKTKWDAHKSPICVLNEMMQNEEKYEKILKALNSRRIIPRPFVAQKFASNDDFLSQNVIPLEAYHNGLKTEDISVSASEEEGLSFLNECDETKAVLHDEKRNQSLTLIELLKNKRLGEERNPDISPQKIHNQTARKRFVQKCVLPLNEDSPLMYQPQKMDLTMQSGMPVKLRTCVHCNTTFTSAVSLSNHLRAYARKKSAGLLTGTALDCKQKKSRSRSGSKKKMLPLPHSADEVYILRCRFCGLVFRGPLSVQEDWIKHLQRHIVNANLPRTGAGMVEVTSLLKKPASITETSFSLLMAEAAS, from the exons ATGGATGATTTAGAGACAAATACTGAAGTCACTGGTGctaaagaagaagaaatcctATGTGATGATAATTTTGTATCTGAGGAAGAAGGTGGCATTCCCAAACCAGAAGAGAGTGACACATCATTTCAGAACAGTACATTGACTCTGACTGAGGAGCTATCAAGGGACAGATCTGAAAAAGCCTTAAGTGGAGGCCAGGCTTCTCTATTTATACACACTGGTGCTCCTACTGTTTCTAGTGAAAACTTTATGTTGTCTAGAGGAACTGCTGTTAATGGACCAGTTTCACACTCCACCTCAACAAAGACTTCCATTATGAATAAAGGCAGCGTTTCATTAACCACTGGACAGCCTGGAGGTCATCTTGCAGATTCCTGCTCAACTTTGACAGTGGTTCATGATCTGCAGCTGCCTGCGAAGAGTACAACACAGAAATCCAATCAGCaccaggttttatttttgttaccTGATGTAGCACATGCTAAGAACCTGACTCATTCCATTAAAAATCTACCTACCTCTGCTTCAGTTGGTTGTGATTCACAGAAAACAGTAGGAAATAGTGTAGATAGCACTTTAGTAGACCAAGTAGAAGTTTGTGAGGATGATAAAAATTTACTATTAAAAGATGATTGTGTCGATACATTAACAAGCATTTCCTCAGGTACAGGTGGCTTTGGATCGGGATGTGATCCCAGCTGGGATCCACAGAAAGAGTTTATACAGTTTCTTATGACTAATGAAGAAACAATAGAGAAGTCTCCCATTCACTGTAAGGTAGGGCTAGAAAAGAAGcgaaaaaggaaaatggatgTTAGTAAAATAACACGCTATACTGAAGACTGTTTTGATGATACCAGTTGTATTCCTAGTAAATCAAAACTGTTAAATGTTGAATTCTTAGAGCAGAATGAGGAGCTACAAATAGTAGAACCACAGAAATACTCGTTGAGTAAAGTAAAGCCTGAATCTACAGATGAAGAGCTGGAAACTGTTGATGGTATCCAGCAGCTCATTTATAGTCCCACTAGTAACTGTGCAGAAGATACTTCTCCTGTTCACACTAGCACTTTTCTATCCAATACTTTGCAAAACAAATGTGAAGAGAATGATTCTGAACCACCATCTACTTTCAGTACTGATGAACCATCGTTTTATCCCTGTACAAAGTGCAATGTGAATTTTAGAGAGAAGAAACATCTGCATAGGCATATGATGTACCATTTAGATGGGAACAGTCATTTCCGGCATCTCAATGTCCCCAGGCCCTATGCGTGTAGGGAATGCGGAAGGACATTCCGAGATCGTAATTCCCTTCTTAAACATATGATAATTCACCAGGAAAGAAGGCAGAAACTGATGGAAGAAATCCGTGAGCTGAAAGAACTTCAGGATGAGGGTAGGAGTGCACGGTTACAATGCCCACAGTGTGTATTTGGTACCAATTGTCCCAAAACGTTTGTGCAGCATGCAAAGACCcatgaaaaagataaaagatatTACTGTTGTGAGGAATGCAATTTCATGGCTGTGACAGAAAATGAACTGGAATGCCATCGAGGGATCGCTCATGGAGCAGTAGTCAAATGTTCAATTATTGGTAGTGACTTGTCCCAgagaaaaactcagaaaaaggCATCCTTGAAAGATCCTTATTTAGGATCCTCAAGAAAGTCATCGACCTATATGTGTAAGCTGTGTCCATTTGCTACTTCAGctagaagcattttaaaaaaacacatggCATATTTGCATTCAGGATCATGCCTTGATCCCTTTGGTAGCCATCTTagacaagagaaaagaaaaggcagtaTAATAGAAGAATCTTTAGATTTTCGTAGCAGGACAAAACAGTTGATCAAACATTCTTCTACTTTTCCAAAGAACTCTGCTTTAAAACAGGATGTAAAAAGATCATTTGGCTCTACTTCACAATCCAGTAACTTCGCAAAACTTCACAAGAGACCCTACAGGATACAGAAGGCTCGGAAAAGCGTTTCACAGTCATCT AAACTAaactctgctgaaaaaaaagacagctaTGAAACGGAGGATGAAAGTTCATGGGATAATGTTGAACTATGTGATTACACTACACAGTCTGTGGAGGATGAATCTTACAGTGATATTAATCAGGAGCATGTAAACCTATTCCCCATATTCAAAGGTAAAATGGAAGATAATGAAGCTGGTGATAGATCTTCACTTGGTTATGAGCAGAATGATGGCTTTTATTTTGAGTATTACGAAGATGCTGAGGGTAGTAACTTCTTGCATGATTTGCATGATCCTCAGAATTTAGAAAATGTAGGATCAGCATTGCCAAAGCATAATTCAGTTTTCCACTGGACTGATTTGTCGCTTGAAAAGAAATCGTGCCCATACTGTCCAGCAACCTTTGAAACAGGTGTTGGTTTGTCCAATCATGTCAGAGGACATCTTCACAGAGCTGGACTAAGCTACGAAGCCCGTCATGTTGTTTCACCAGAACAAATAGCAACAAGTgacaaaatgcagcattttaaaagagcTGGAACAGGGACTCCAGTTAAACGTGTTAGAAAAG cGATTGAGAAATCTGAAACTTCCTCTGAGCATACATGTCAGCTGTGTGGTGGCTGGTTCGATACTAAAATTGGATTGTCTAATCATGTGCGAGGACACCTGAAGAGGCTTGGCAAAACCAAGTGGGACGCACACAAGTCTCCCATCTGTGTTCTGAATGAGATGATGCAAAATGAAGAGAAGTATGAAAAAATCCTAAAGGCTTTGAACAGTCGCCGTATTATTCCCAGACCATTTGTTGCTCAGAAATTTGCATCAAATGATGACTTTTTATCTCAGAATGTTATACCTCTTGAAGCATACCATAATGGCTTAAAGACTGAAGATATATCTGTGTCTGCATCGGAGGAAGAAGGGCTGAGTTTCCTAAATGAATGTGATGAAACAAAAGCAGTACTGCatgatgaaaaaagaaatcagtcaCTTACACTGATAGAACTCCTGAAAAACAAGAGGTTAGGAGAAGAAAGGAATCCTGATATTTCCCCTCAAAAGATTCATAATCAAACTGCAAGAAAGAGGTTTGTTCAGAAATGTGTTCTTCCATTAAATGAAGACAGTCCATTGATGTATCAGCCACAAAAAATGGACTTGACTATGCAGTCAG GTATGCCTGTGAAGCTTAGAACGTGTGTGCATTGCAATACGACGTTTACAAGTGCTGTTAGCCTGTCCAACCACTTACGCGCTTATGCACGAAAGAAGAGTGCTGGACTTTTGACTGGGACAG CTTTAGACTGTAAACAAAAGAAGTCAAGGTCAAGATCTggaagcaagaagaaaatgctgCCGTTACCTCATAGTGCTGATGAAGTTTACATACTCAGATGCAG GTTTTGTGGTCTGGTCTTTCGAGGACCTTTGTCTGTTCAAGAAGACTGGATAAAGCACTTGCAGCGACACATTGTCAACGCAAATCTTCCACGGACTGGAGCTGGCATGGTTGAGGTCACATCACTACTTAAAAAGCCTGCTTCAATTActgaaacttcattttctttactgatggcagaagcagcatcatag
- the ZNF644 gene encoding zinc finger protein 644 isoform X3 yields the protein MDDLETNTEVTGAKEEEILCDDNFVSEEEGGIPKPEESDTSFQNSTLTLTEELSRDRSEKALSGGQASLFIHTGAPTVSSENFMLSRGTAVNGPVSHSTSTKTSIMNKGSVSLTTGQPGGHLADSCSTLTVVHDLQLPAKSTTQKSNQHQVLFLLPDVAHAKNLTHSIKNLPTSASVGCDSQKTVGNSVDSTLVDQVEVCEDDKNLLLKDDCVDTLTSISSGTGGFGSGCDPSWDPQKEFIQFLMTNEETIEKSPIHCKVGLEKKRKRKMDVSKITRYTEDCFDDTSCIPSKSKLLNVEFLEQNEELQIVEPQKYSLSKVKPESTDEELETVDGIQQLIYSPTSNCAEDTSPVHTSTFLSNTLQNKCEENDSEPPSTFSTDEPSFYPCTKCNVNFREKKHLHRHMMYHLDGNSHFRHLNVPRPYACRECGRTFRDRNSLLKHMIIHQERRQKLMEEIRELKELQDEGRSARLQCPQCVFGTNCPKTFVQHAKTHEKDKRYYCCEECNFMAVTENELECHRGIAHGAVVKCSIIGSDLSQRKTQKKASLKDPYLGSSRKSSTYMCKLCPFATSARSILKKHMAYLHSGSCLDPFGSHLRQEKRKGSIIEESLDFRSRTKQLIKHSSTFPKNSALKQDVKRSFGSTSQSSNFAKLHKRPYRIQKARKSVSQSSKLNSAEKKDSYETEDESSWDNVELCDYTTQSVEDESYSDINQEHVNLFPIFKGKMEDNEAGDRSSLGYEQNDGFYFEYYEDAEGSNFLHDLHDPQNLENVGSALPKHNSVFHWTDLSLEKKSCPYCPATFETGVGLSNHVRGHLHRAGLSYEARHVVSPEQIATSDKMQHFKRAGTGTPVKRVRKAIEKSETSSEHTCQLCGGWFDTKIGLSNHVRGHLKRLGKTKWDAHKSPICVLNEMMQNEEKYEKILKALNSRRIIPRPFVAQKFASNDDFLSQNVIPLEAYHNGLKTEDISVSASEEEGLSFLNECDETKAVLHDEKRNQSLTLIELLKNKRLGEERNPDISPQKIHNQTARKRFVQKCVLPLNEDSPLMYQPQKMDLTMQSENFLQRFENFIF from the exons ATGGATGATTTAGAGACAAATACTGAAGTCACTGGTGctaaagaagaagaaatcctATGTGATGATAATTTTGTATCTGAGGAAGAAGGTGGCATTCCCAAACCAGAAGAGAGTGACACATCATTTCAGAACAGTACATTGACTCTGACTGAGGAGCTATCAAGGGACAGATCTGAAAAAGCCTTAAGTGGAGGCCAGGCTTCTCTATTTATACACACTGGTGCTCCTACTGTTTCTAGTGAAAACTTTATGTTGTCTAGAGGAACTGCTGTTAATGGACCAGTTTCACACTCCACCTCAACAAAGACTTCCATTATGAATAAAGGCAGCGTTTCATTAACCACTGGACAGCCTGGAGGTCATCTTGCAGATTCCTGCTCAACTTTGACAGTGGTTCATGATCTGCAGCTGCCTGCGAAGAGTACAACACAGAAATCCAATCAGCaccaggttttatttttgttaccTGATGTAGCACATGCTAAGAACCTGACTCATTCCATTAAAAATCTACCTACCTCTGCTTCAGTTGGTTGTGATTCACAGAAAACAGTAGGAAATAGTGTAGATAGCACTTTAGTAGACCAAGTAGAAGTTTGTGAGGATGATAAAAATTTACTATTAAAAGATGATTGTGTCGATACATTAACAAGCATTTCCTCAGGTACAGGTGGCTTTGGATCGGGATGTGATCCCAGCTGGGATCCACAGAAAGAGTTTATACAGTTTCTTATGACTAATGAAGAAACAATAGAGAAGTCTCCCATTCACTGTAAGGTAGGGCTAGAAAAGAAGcgaaaaaggaaaatggatgTTAGTAAAATAACACGCTATACTGAAGACTGTTTTGATGATACCAGTTGTATTCCTAGTAAATCAAAACTGTTAAATGTTGAATTCTTAGAGCAGAATGAGGAGCTACAAATAGTAGAACCACAGAAATACTCGTTGAGTAAAGTAAAGCCTGAATCTACAGATGAAGAGCTGGAAACTGTTGATGGTATCCAGCAGCTCATTTATAGTCCCACTAGTAACTGTGCAGAAGATACTTCTCCTGTTCACACTAGCACTTTTCTATCCAATACTTTGCAAAACAAATGTGAAGAGAATGATTCTGAACCACCATCTACTTTCAGTACTGATGAACCATCGTTTTATCCCTGTACAAAGTGCAATGTGAATTTTAGAGAGAAGAAACATCTGCATAGGCATATGATGTACCATTTAGATGGGAACAGTCATTTCCGGCATCTCAATGTCCCCAGGCCCTATGCGTGTAGGGAATGCGGAAGGACATTCCGAGATCGTAATTCCCTTCTTAAACATATGATAATTCACCAGGAAAGAAGGCAGAAACTGATGGAAGAAATCCGTGAGCTGAAAGAACTTCAGGATGAGGGTAGGAGTGCACGGTTACAATGCCCACAGTGTGTATTTGGTACCAATTGTCCCAAAACGTTTGTGCAGCATGCAAAGACCcatgaaaaagataaaagatatTACTGTTGTGAGGAATGCAATTTCATGGCTGTGACAGAAAATGAACTGGAATGCCATCGAGGGATCGCTCATGGAGCAGTAGTCAAATGTTCAATTATTGGTAGTGACTTGTCCCAgagaaaaactcagaaaaaggCATCCTTGAAAGATCCTTATTTAGGATCCTCAAGAAAGTCATCGACCTATATGTGTAAGCTGTGTCCATTTGCTACTTCAGctagaagcattttaaaaaaacacatggCATATTTGCATTCAGGATCATGCCTTGATCCCTTTGGTAGCCATCTTagacaagagaaaagaaaaggcagtaTAATAGAAGAATCTTTAGATTTTCGTAGCAGGACAAAACAGTTGATCAAACATTCTTCTACTTTTCCAAAGAACTCTGCTTTAAAACAGGATGTAAAAAGATCATTTGGCTCTACTTCACAATCCAGTAACTTCGCAAAACTTCACAAGAGACCCTACAGGATACAGAAGGCTCGGAAAAGCGTTTCACAGTCATCT AAACTAaactctgctgaaaaaaaagacagctaTGAAACGGAGGATGAAAGTTCATGGGATAATGTTGAACTATGTGATTACACTACACAGTCTGTGGAGGATGAATCTTACAGTGATATTAATCAGGAGCATGTAAACCTATTCCCCATATTCAAAGGTAAAATGGAAGATAATGAAGCTGGTGATAGATCTTCACTTGGTTATGAGCAGAATGATGGCTTTTATTTTGAGTATTACGAAGATGCTGAGGGTAGTAACTTCTTGCATGATTTGCATGATCCTCAGAATTTAGAAAATGTAGGATCAGCATTGCCAAAGCATAATTCAGTTTTCCACTGGACTGATTTGTCGCTTGAAAAGAAATCGTGCCCATACTGTCCAGCAACCTTTGAAACAGGTGTTGGTTTGTCCAATCATGTCAGAGGACATCTTCACAGAGCTGGACTAAGCTACGAAGCCCGTCATGTTGTTTCACCAGAACAAATAGCAACAAGTgacaaaatgcagcattttaaaagagcTGGAACAGGGACTCCAGTTAAACGTGTTAGAAAAG cGATTGAGAAATCTGAAACTTCCTCTGAGCATACATGTCAGCTGTGTGGTGGCTGGTTCGATACTAAAATTGGATTGTCTAATCATGTGCGAGGACACCTGAAGAGGCTTGGCAAAACCAAGTGGGACGCACACAAGTCTCCCATCTGTGTTCTGAATGAGATGATGCAAAATGAAGAGAAGTATGAAAAAATCCTAAAGGCTTTGAACAGTCGCCGTATTATTCCCAGACCATTTGTTGCTCAGAAATTTGCATCAAATGATGACTTTTTATCTCAGAATGTTATACCTCTTGAAGCATACCATAATGGCTTAAAGACTGAAGATATATCTGTGTCTGCATCGGAGGAAGAAGGGCTGAGTTTCCTAAATGAATGTGATGAAACAAAAGCAGTACTGCatgatgaaaaaagaaatcagtcaCTTACACTGATAGAACTCCTGAAAAACAAGAGGTTAGGAGAAGAAAGGAATCCTGATATTTCCCCTCAAAAGATTCATAATCAAACTGCAAGAAAGAGGTTTGTTCAGAAATGTGTTCTTCCATTAAATGAAGACAGTCCATTGATGTATCAGCCACAAAAAATGGACTTGACTATGCAGTCAG AAAACTTTTTACAACGCTTTGagaatttcattttttga